Proteins co-encoded in one Chitinophagales bacterium genomic window:
- a CDS encoding ABC-F family ATP-binding cassette domain-containing protein encodes MNYLQAENLTKVYGDKVLFENIDISINKGQKIALIAQNGIGKTSLLRILVGLDSSDEGGSVRIHRDVKVGYLSQDPVFDPTYTVLEAIFYSDNPVLTAIREYESILVKQEKKPSPENSEALQKAINQMQNLEAWDYEAKIKEILSRFKVTKLDQNVSELSGGERKRVAMARVLIEEPDLLVMDEPTNHLDMEMIEWLEKFLSQQNMTILLVTHDRYFLDRVTNEILELERGSVQIFRGSYEYYLEKKAELDFNLGQEVDKAKKLMKRELQWLRTQPKARGTKAKSRIDAFDPIEEKAGLKLEDEQLGFDGIRMARIGNKTIEILDIDKAYGEDVILKNFTYIFNRRDRVGIVGRNGAGKSTLLNILTGKERPDAGKVVIGKTVVFGYYTQMGLNLKVDKKVIDVVREIAEYLPMEKGRSLTAEQLLTHFHFPYSKHENYVSTLSGGEQRRLYLLTVLMQNPNFLILDEPTNDLDILTLNVLEEFLRLFQGCLVVVSHDRYFMDKLVDHLFVFEGDGKIRDFPGNYSQYREVKEEEEKAARIERKVEKAAEPTPISSPKSDSSKTKNKLTFNEKREYNQLEKDIEKLEAEKETLEAKLNASEGTYEELQQWAERIAVIMVVIEEKSDRWLELSEFV; translated from the coding sequence ATGAACTATTTGCAAGCAGAGAATCTCACAAAGGTATATGGCGATAAGGTACTTTTTGAAAATATTGACATCAGCATCAACAAAGGACAAAAAATTGCGCTCATTGCCCAAAATGGTATAGGAAAAACTTCTTTGCTTCGCATTTTGGTGGGTTTGGATTCCTCTGATGAGGGTGGGTCGGTTCGCATTCACCGAGATGTGAAAGTGGGATATTTGTCGCAAGACCCCGTTTTTGACCCAACTTATACGGTGTTAGAAGCCATTTTTTACTCCGACAATCCTGTTTTGACTGCCATTCGAGAGTACGAATCCATTTTGGTCAAGCAAGAAAAAAAACCGAGCCCAGAAAATTCGGAAGCCCTGCAAAAAGCCATCAATCAGATGCAAAATTTGGAGGCATGGGATTATGAGGCGAAAATCAAGGAAATACTTTCTCGCTTCAAAGTGACCAAACTCGACCAAAACGTGAGCGAACTATCTGGAGGTGAGCGCAAAAGGGTGGCAATGGCTAGGGTATTGATTGAAGAACCCGACTTGTTGGTGATGGATGAGCCAACGAATCACCTCGACATGGAGATGATTGAATGGTTGGAAAAATTTCTCAGTCAGCAAAATATGACCATATTGCTGGTGACGCACGACCGTTATTTTTTGGATAGAGTGACCAACGAAATTCTTGAATTGGAGCGGGGAAGTGTGCAGATTTTTCGGGGGAGTTATGAATATTACCTTGAAAAAAAGGCAGAGTTGGACTTCAATTTGGGGCAAGAAGTCGACAAAGCCAAAAAACTGATGAAGCGAGAACTGCAATGGCTGCGAACACAACCCAAAGCACGAGGCACAAAAGCAAAATCGAGAATTGATGCGTTTGACCCCATTGAAGAAAAAGCAGGTCTCAAATTGGAGGACGAACAACTCGGTTTTGACGGCATCAGAATGGCAAGAATTGGCAACAAAACCATTGAAATTCTGGATATTGACAAAGCGTATGGCGAAGATGTGATTCTCAAAAACTTCACCTATATCTTCAATCGCAGGGACAGAGTGGGCATTGTGGGCAGAAATGGGGCGGGTAAATCCACCTTGCTCAACATATTGACGGGCAAAGAAAGACCCGATGCAGGGAAGGTGGTCATTGGTAAAACAGTAGTTTTTGGCTATTATACACAAATGGGTTTGAATCTCAAAGTGGATAAGAAGGTCATTGACGTGGTGCGAGAAATTGCCGAATATTTGCCGATGGAAAAGGGGAGGAGTTTGACCGCCGAACAACTGCTGACCCATTTTCATTTTCCATACAGCAAACACGAAAACTATGTGTCGACCCTAAGTGGAGGCGAACAACGCCGATTGTATTTGCTCACCGTCTTGATGCAAAACCCCAATTTTTTGATATTGGATGAGCCGACCAATGACCTCGATATTTTGACACTCAATGTATTGGAAGAGTTTTTGCGCTTGTTTCAAGGCTGTTTGGTCGTTGTATCGCATGACCGTTATTTTATGGACAAGTTGGTGGACCATTTGTTTGTGTTTGAAGGTGATGGAAAAATTCGCGATTTTCCAGGGAATTATTCGCAATACCGAGAGGTAAAAGAGGAGGAGGAAAAAGCGGCAAGAATTGAGCGAAAAGTAGAGAAAGCGGCAGAGCCCACTCCCATTTCTTCACCCAAATCGGACAGCTCTAAAACAAAAAACAAACTGACCTTCAATGAAAAACGAGAATACAACCAATTGGAGAAAGACATCGAAAAATTGGAGGCAGAGAAGGAAACTTTGGAGGCGAAATTGAATGCGAGTGAGGGAACGTATGAGGAATTGCAGCAATGGGCAGAACGAATTGCAGTGATTATGGTTGTCATTGAAGAAAAATCGGATAGATGGTTGGAATTGAGTGAGTTTGTGTGA
- a CDS encoding gliding motility-associated C-terminal domain-containing protein has product MKNPQYLLWICLLFFGRTFYLNAQDSGCNNENFELGTLEGWQSFIGFITTEGDVTINTAATSNFQHLITNTNLSPDPVAADCDLSIPRVAVGGNHSLRLGNKSSGGGAERVVKTFTVTPENTYFLVQYAVMLEDPGHSPELQPRFEMRVFNEMGDLLPCGEYAVRASPDIPGFVPCNGWEVLPWTSVGFELSSYVGQAITIELLTTDCGKGDHAGYAYIDAACLPLDISFESDICIGEGSATLSVAEGFAVYLWSNGETGRTATIENAKVGDVVSVELTSVTGCSITLSDTIEAPPNSLEVLLEPIEVPQICEGETVVIEVNGTNLETIYWKDFDLYANPFEVIPMTTTTYELIPIDFNGCQHPLELVTIVVNPPPNIEITASEQNICNGETVELSLEVNNDNGFRWLDNGDNASIRILQPSETRTFYAEADGIGTCPTAMDSLTIVVTDSQPIDYTKTPNATICVGESITLSIENRTNIEGIEWEGLQNEAFLIEVSPSESQYFVFSLRAADCAYLQKDSILVEVLSTSNALNYCSLYVPTAFSPNKDGINDVLQVTTNCFQNTPNANDFTFKVFNRWGEVVFEANDVLQSWDGSDLPNGLYVWWLSFEGELESVCRARIFEKGNVLLIR; this is encoded by the coding sequence ATGAAAAACCCTCAATACTTGCTATGGATATGCCTACTCTTTTTTGGGAGAACATTCTATCTAAATGCCCAGGACAGCGGCTGCAACAACGAAAATTTTGAATTGGGAACTTTGGAAGGTTGGCAGAGTTTCATTGGTTTTATCACCACCGAAGGCGATGTGACCATCAACACAGCTGCTACCTCCAACTTTCAACACTTGATTACCAACACCAATCTATCTCCTGACCCTGTCGCTGCTGATTGCGATTTGAGCATTCCTCGTGTAGCAGTTGGCGGCAATCACTCGTTGCGACTTGGCAACAAAAGTTCAGGGGGTGGAGCGGAAAGAGTAGTGAAAACCTTTACGGTCACGCCTGAAAACACCTATTTTTTGGTGCAATATGCGGTAATGCTCGAAGACCCTGGTCACTCTCCAGAGCTTCAACCTCGTTTTGAAATGCGGGTGTTCAATGAAATGGGTGATTTGCTGCCTTGTGGTGAATATGCGGTTCGGGCGAGTCCTGATATTCCTGGCTTTGTTCCCTGCAATGGTTGGGAAGTGCTGCCATGGACATCAGTGGGTTTTGAATTGTCGAGTTATGTGGGTCAAGCGATTACGATTGAATTGTTGACCACTGATTGTGGTAAAGGCGACCATGCGGGTTATGCCTATATTGATGCGGCTTGTTTGCCTTTGGACATCAGTTTTGAGAGCGATATTTGTATCGGTGAAGGCTCGGCTACACTTTCTGTTGCAGAAGGATTTGCAGTATATTTGTGGTCGAATGGCGAAACGGGGCGCACTGCAACGATTGAAAATGCAAAAGTGGGCGATGTGGTTTCGGTCGAATTGACCTCCGTTACGGGTTGCAGCATTACCCTATCCGATACCATTGAAGCACCGCCCAACAGCTTGGAAGTGCTGCTCGAACCCATTGAAGTTCCCCAAATTTGCGAAGGCGAAACGGTTGTTATTGAAGTGAATGGCACAAATTTGGAAACGATTTATTGGAAAGATTTCGACCTGTATGCCAATCCATTTGAAGTGATTCCAATGACCACAACGACTTATGAACTGATTCCGATTGACTTCAATGGCTGCCAACATCCGCTTGAATTGGTGACTATTGTGGTGAATCCGCCTCCCAATATCGAAATCACTGCTTCTGAGCAGAATATATGCAATGGCGAAACGGTTGAATTGTCTTTGGAGGTGAACAATGATAATGGTTTTCGCTGGCTCGACAATGGCGACAATGCTTCTATCCGCATTTTGCAGCCCAGCGAAACCCGCACTTTTTATGCAGAAGCGGATGGTATCGGCACTTGTCCAACTGCAATGGATAGCTTGACCATTGTTGTAACAGATTCACAACCCATTGATTATACCAAAACGCCTAATGCGACTATTTGTGTGGGTGAATCTATTACCCTAAGCATCGAAAATCGGACGAATATTGAAGGAATCGAATGGGAGGGCTTGCAGAATGAGGCTTTTTTGATAGAAGTTTCGCCTTCGGAGAGTCAATATTTTGTGTTTTCACTTAGGGCTGCCGATTGCGCTTACCTTCAAAAAGACAGTATTTTGGTAGAGGTGCTTTCTACTTCCAATGCCTTGAATTATTGCAGTTTGTACGTTCCGACTGCTTTTTCTCCCAATAAGGACGGCATCAATGATGTTTTGCAGGTGACGACCAATTGTTTCCAAAATACACCCAATGCCAACGATTTTACCTTCAAGGTTTTCAATCGTTGGGGTGAAGTCGTTTTTGAAGCCAATGATGTGCTGCAATCTTGGGATGGTTCGGATTTGCCGAATGGATTGTATGTTTGGTGGTTAAGTTTTGAAGGGGAATTGGAGAGCGTTTGTAGGGCGAGGATTTTTGAGAAGGGGAATGTATTATTAATCCGTTAA
- a CDS encoding S8 family serine peptidase: MKLLLIRSLFVILIALSVCFQSIYAQPKEDKPDFEIEKIPFSESSSEVKLIPGSYIFIFNSTVVPSFLDKYGEEMAKTDDRDQKARLFEAYDQETKAAILKIAESKLSLSPKQIADIYTGSITGFSVKGMDADRAKELQAQVAKMDEFLGMGEDFEMSLNVSAVHEASEEEANELVLAQSSSWGTNYTGWADKTGSAYWAWILDSGIDLDHPDLNVRTSHAKSFVGYTNSANDDHGHGSHVAGIVAAKNNSIGTKGVAAGAWVVPVKVCSSKAKCDCSAILGGLQHVAKYFLAGDVVNMSFGGVPPSWWDNLWNTSAAQTEPQIRNLAKAGVHMVSSAGNDKQKASNVTPARLNGSRLYTISAMDWNYDIANFSNYGNPPMDYAAPGVSILSCYKNGGYAYMDGTSMAAPHVAGILLSNGGTINSSRVLNTDKDSTKDKVAKR, from the coding sequence ATGAAACTTTTGTTAATTCGTAGTCTATTTGTTATCCTAATTGCTTTATCCGTTTGTTTTCAATCTATCTATGCACAGCCAAAAGAAGACAAGCCCGACTTTGAAATTGAAAAAATTCCTTTTAGTGAGTCTAGTTCAGAAGTCAAGCTCATCCCAGGAAGTTACATTTTCATCTTCAATAGCACTGTAGTACCATCCTTTCTCGACAAATACGGCGAAGAAATGGCTAAAACCGATGATAGGGATCAGAAAGCAAGACTCTTTGAAGCCTACGATCAAGAAACCAAAGCAGCTATTTTGAAAATTGCAGAAAGTAAATTGAGTCTTTCTCCCAAGCAGATTGCAGACATTTATACCGGCAGCATCACAGGGTTTTCGGTCAAAGGCATGGACGCAGATCGGGCCAAAGAACTTCAAGCACAAGTCGCCAAAATGGACGAGTTTTTGGGCATGGGAGAAGATTTTGAAATGAGTCTCAATGTGTCAGCTGTTCATGAAGCTTCTGAAGAAGAAGCCAATGAATTGGTTTTGGCTCAATCGTCTAGTTGGGGAACAAATTATACGGGTTGGGCCGACAAAACAGGCAGTGCGTATTGGGCGTGGATATTGGACTCAGGCATTGACCTTGATCATCCCGATCTCAATGTGAGAACTTCTCATGCTAAATCTTTCGTGGGCTACACCAATTCTGCCAACGATGATCATGGACATGGCTCTCATGTAGCGGGAATTGTAGCTGCCAAAAACAACAGTATAGGAACAAAAGGTGTGGCTGCAGGTGCTTGGGTTGTTCCTGTGAAAGTATGTAGCAGTAAAGCGAAATGTGATTGTTCCGCTATTTTGGGAGGGTTGCAACATGTAGCCAAATATTTCCTTGCAGGGGATGTAGTGAACATGAGTTTTGGAGGAGTTCCTCCTAGTTGGTGGGATAATTTGTGGAATACTTCGGCTGCACAAACTGAACCACAGATAAGAAATTTGGCTAAGGCAGGCGTTCACATGGTTTCGTCAGCAGGCAATGACAAACAAAAAGCCAGCAATGTGACACCCGCACGTTTGAACGGCTCACGCCTCTACACCATTTCTGCAATGGATTGGAACTACGATATTGCCAATTTTTCCAACTATGGAAACCCACCTATGGACTATGCAGCACCAGGGGTAAGTATTCTCTCTTGCTACAAAAATGGTGGGTATGCTTACATGGATGGCACTTCAATGGCGGCTCCTCATGTAGCAGGTATTTTGCTGTCCAACGGTGGAACGATCAATTCTTCAAGGGTTTTGAACACTGACAAAGATTCAACCAAAGATAAAGTGGCCAAACGATAA